Part of the Verrucomicrobiota bacterium genome, CTCGCGGCAGTCTTGCCGGATGGGCGGTGCTTGACCCTGGTGGGATTGCCGGGGGTGAGCGCAGCTTGCGCGGCGCTGGTGGGGGAGCGGGTGCTGTCCGCGGAGGCCTGTCGGTCCGTGGGGGACGCCTTGCAGCGGGTCTTGGGGTAATACCAAGCTCCAGAATTCACAGGTAGAATGGAGGGAAGGAGGTGTGGGGAAGAGGCGCTGAAGCGCGGGGAAGGGAGAGCCGGTGTCTTTCGGGCCAGCGCTGCGTTGCTCCTCGGTTACGGTGCCTGCACCGCGCCCTCGTCGCGCCTTGGTCTGGCCCGAAATCCACTCGGCCATTCTACCAGCCAATTCTGCAGCTTGGTATTAGGGAGCCTCAGGTGACGCGGTTGAGGTAGACGAGGCGCACGAAGGCGAGGAGGAGCGAGAGGGTGGGAAAGAGGAGGAGGGCCAGGGTGTTGGCGGTCCGGGTCGGGAGGACTTGGTCGAAGTAGGTTTTCTCGCGTCCGAAGAAGACGTTGGGCTGCTGGTCGCGCGTGCGGTCGAGGCGCTCCATTTCCGCTTTGTCGAAGAGGTTGCCGACCTTTTCGTTGAGATACAATTCCTCGGCGCTGACGGTGGGGTCTCCTGGGGTTGCGCGGTAGTCGCCCGGCTGAAGCTGGCCCCGGGCCGCTCGCGGCAGGATGGTGGCCATTTTCTCATCGAGCGCTTGGGCGTCCCGAGCTTCCAAGCTGTAAAGGAGGACGCGGGCGTCTTTGTATTGGCGGAGTTGCTGGAGTTCCTCTTCGGTCATGTCGCCCAGGGGAATGGCGGTCAGGCGGTCGATTTCTCGGCTGACTTGGGCCAGTTGGCTCTGGAGGGGATTGGATTCCGCCTGCGTGAGGAGGAGGCCTTCGTAGGCCCAGCGTAGGGGCATGAATTCGCAGAGGAGGGGCACTTCCAGTTCGCTTGCGACGTCTTGGCTGCGGTGGCCGGTCCATTGGGTGAAGGAGGGGAGGGCTTGGAGGCTGCGGTTCATTTCCTCATACTTGATGAGGGCGCCCCCCAGGATGATTTGTGGGATGAGGACGAGGGGGATGATGTTGAGGGCGGTTTTGCCGTCTTTCACGATGGAGGAGACGAGGAGGCCAACGCCGATCCCGGCCAGGGCGGAGCCGCTCATCCAGAGGAGGTGCGGGCCGAGCATGCCGCGGATGCCGAGGATGGCGTTGCCGACCAAGAGGTAGATGAGGCATTGGAGGACGGCGAAGAGGGCGAGAACGGCGAATTTCGAGGCCAAGTAGTAGGAGAGCCGGGGGTGGTGATTGCGCTCCCGCAAGAGGATGGGGCGGTCTCGGATGATTTCGTCCGCGCTGTTGGTCATGCCGAGGAACATGGCCACCACGAGCGAGAGGAAGAGGTAGGTAGGGATGTGGAAGGCGTCCTGGAAGTTGTAAGTGTCCGCTTCGGAGTAGCGGAGGGCCCAGGCGATGAGGGCGGCCAGGAGGGGGGCTTCCAGGAGGGTGGTGATGAGGTTGCTGCGGTTGCGCAGTTTGGAGTGGAAGGAGCGCAGAAAGTGGGTGCGAAGGTGGACCACTTCGTCCCAGAGATGGAGGGCGGAGGGGCGGGGAAGGGCGTCCCGCTCGGGGCGACCGCTTTCGTCCCGAGCTTCGGTGCTTTTCTGGGCCTCTTGGGTGACTTCTCGGGCTTGGAAGCGGTCTCGCCAGGATTCGGGAGTGAAGCGACGGGCGGGGACGAGGTGGCCGCTTTCATCGCGGTCGTAAATGATATCGCCCCCGAGGTCGCGCAGCGGGTATTCGAGGACGTCGAAAATATTGTCCGGGAGGAAGGCGCTCCGCTCCGTGCCGCCGGATTCGAGGGCGAGGTTTTCTTCTTCGGCGGCCTGTTGGAAGTAGCCAAGCGCTTCCTCGGGCTGGCCGAAGAAGGCCATTTTGCCGCCTTTGTCCAAGACGAGGATTTTGTGGAACATCCGGAAGAGTTTCAGTCCCGGTTGGTGGAGGCTGACGAAGGTGATTTTGTTGTGCGAAATCCCGCTGATGATTTCGAGGACGTGCTCGGAGTCTTTCGAGCTGAGCCCGGAGGTCGCTTCGTCGAAGAGGTAGACGTCGGCCATGCCGATGAGGTCGAGGCCGATGTTGAGCCGTTTGCGCTCGCCCCCGGAGAGGCTTTTGCGGGCGGGGTCGCCTACGAGGCGGTCGCGTCGTTCGGCCAAGCCGAGTTCGGTCAGCTTGCCTTCGACACGGCGACGGCGTTCGCGACCCGGCTGGTGCGCAGCCCGGATGGCGGCGGCCGCTCGGAGATTTTCCTGCACCGTCAGAAGAGGGTCGAAGCTTTCCTCGTGGGGCATGAAGGCGATGTAGGGCGCCAGGTTCAGCCGGTGACGGTAGAGGCTGTAGCCATTCAGGAGGACTTTTCCGCTGGAGGGTTTGAGCTGTGCGGCGAGGACCCGCAGGAGGGTGCTTTTGCCGCAGCCGCTGGGGCCGATCACGCCGATCATTTCGCCGCGACGGACTGAGAAGGAGAGGCTGTCGAGGGCGGTTTCGCGGGCTTGGTAGCGATGGCTGAGTTCGCTGACTTCGAGGCGGCGGATGATATTGCGCTCCTCTTCGATCGTTTGGTCGCTGTAGTGGACGCGGAGGTAGTGGCCCTCTCCCAAGACGATGGTATCTCCATCCGCGAGATCGGTCCGGAAGCGGATGGCTTGCCCTTCGAGGTAGAGCGGGCGGGGCGATTGCAGGATGGAGAGGGTGCCTTTTTTCTCCTGGTAGTTGCAGGTGATGCGCAGGAGGAGATCGCCTCCGAAGTCGGGCGAAAGGAGGATGTCCCCCGGTTCCAAGAGGGAGGGATTGTTGGAGACGAGGTATTCCGCCTTACTGGCTTTGAGGGGAAAGC contains:
- a CDS encoding ATP-binding cassette domain-containing protein; this encodes MSAPPQSDARPRGLEDATPQRDETRAQGSQAWRGRLSRFVRRRKISSRERLSLLIKVFAGFTQADGVLEQREIDSILGFLRYDYPKAVYSELREEFKSALREPQRPTRIARQLAGQLTTDEKVHLGLQLYILLARSGQDQQLELFYHFMTELEVAREAIDLVYQLNRDPEAEACELPSLDPSSDSTQLQTLRIACCGGADVELPSLEKDEELTAFRVHNLVILKNTGEKTVIAQGRELRPGAFGRIYEGQRALLGDTVMTYGDLDFYFNAAKGVASTRIYLSYSANGHFVAKTRSKTSELELTFGLDVTLRVLRPTSIRLNQQKLQPGQRLPASLEDKLRFADQTEVPLGDLRRRGRELGGRFPLKASKAEYLVSNNPSLLEPGDILLSPDFGGDLLLRITCNYQEKKGTLSILQSPRPLYLEGQAIRFRTDLADGDTIVLGEGHYLRVHYSDQTIEEERNIIRRLEVSELSHRYQARETALDSLSFSVRRGEMIGVIGPSGCGKSTLLRVLAAQLKPSSGKVLLNGYSLYRHRLNLAPYIAFMPHEESFDPLLTVQENLRAAAAIRAAHQPGRERRRRVEGKLTELGLAERRDRLVGDPARKSLSGGERKRLNIGLDLIGMADVYLFDEATSGLSSKDSEHVLEIISGISHNKITFVSLHQPGLKLFRMFHKILVLDKGGKMAFFGQPEEALGYFQQAAEEENLALESGGTERSAFLPDNIFDVLEYPLRDLGGDIIYDRDESGHLVPARRFTPESWRDRFQAREVTQEAQKSTEARDESGRPERDALPRPSALHLWDEVVHLRTHFLRSFHSKLRNRSNLITTLLEAPLLAALIAWALRYSEADTYNFQDAFHIPTYLFLSLVVAMFLGMTNSADEIIRDRPILLRERNHHPRLSYYLASKFAVLALFAVLQCLIYLLVGNAILGIRGMLGPHLLWMSGSALAGIGVGLLVSSIVKDGKTALNIIPLVLIPQIILGGALIKYEEMNRSLQALPSFTQWTGHRSQDVASELEVPLLCEFMPLRWAYEGLLLTQAESNPLQSQLAQVSREIDRLTAIPLGDMTEEELQQLRQYKDARVLLYSLEARDAQALDEKMATILPRAARGQLQPGDYRATPGDPTVSAEELYLNEKVGNLFDKAEMERLDRTRDQQPNVFFGREKTYFDQVLPTRTANTLALLLFPTLSLLLAFVRLVYLNRVT